A genome region from Gemmatimonadota bacterium includes the following:
- a CDS encoding aminotransferase class I/II-fold pyridoxal phosphate-dependent enzyme, with translation MPGRVSSSVGTLEGSAILKIAGEIRQRIAAGEKVCNLTVGDFDPKMFRIPASLEQGITQALARGETNYPPGAGLPSLREAVVTYYERSLGLRYPVESVIITSGSRPGVYGTYCTLVDPGDRVVYPAPSWNNNYYCHMVGAVADPVATTAEESFMPSAEVLAPHLRGARMLALNSPLNPCGTAFTAESLGAICDLVLEENARRGKAERPLYLMYDQVYWQLTFGDTVHVDPVNLRPEMARYTILIDGISKAFAATGVRVGWVLGPTDVMEGMNNFLSHVGTWAPRAEQVATAALLLHEDGIADFRAQLLAGVQARLDALYQGINALKGQGFSVDAIAPQGAIYLSARFNLYGKTTPQGDVLKTSEDIRGWLLREAGLAVVPFHAFGAEGESGWCRLSVGAVSLEEIAAALPRLGAGLAALR, from the coding sequence ATGCCCGGACGCGTCTCGTCCTCGGTCGGGACCCTGGAAGGGTCGGCCATTCTCAAGATCGCCGGCGAGATCCGCCAGCGGATCGCCGCCGGCGAGAAGGTCTGCAACCTGACGGTCGGCGATTTCGATCCGAAGATGTTCCGGATCCCGGCGTCGCTGGAGCAGGGGATCACCCAGGCGCTGGCTCGCGGTGAGACCAACTACCCGCCGGGCGCCGGCCTTCCGTCGCTGCGGGAAGCGGTCGTCACCTACTACGAGCGCTCGTTAGGGCTGCGCTATCCGGTCGAGTCGGTCATCATCACGTCCGGGTCGCGTCCCGGCGTCTACGGGACGTACTGCACGCTGGTCGATCCGGGCGACCGCGTCGTGTATCCGGCGCCGAGCTGGAACAACAACTACTACTGCCACATGGTCGGCGCGGTCGCCGACCCGGTCGCCACGACCGCCGAGGAATCGTTCATGCCCTCGGCGGAAGTGCTCGCGCCGCACCTGCGCGGGGCGCGCATGCTGGCGCTCAACTCGCCGCTCAATCCCTGCGGCACCGCCTTCACCGCCGAGTCGTTAGGCGCCATCTGTGACCTCGTGCTCGAGGAGAATGCGCGCCGCGGCAAGGCCGAGCGCCCGTTGTACCTCATGTACGACCAGGTGTACTGGCAGCTCACCTTTGGCGACACGGTCCACGTCGACCCGGTGAACCTGCGCCCCGAGATGGCGCGCTACACCATCCTGATCGACGGGATCTCGAAGGCCTTCGCTGCCACGGGCGTGCGGGTCGGATGGGTCCTCGGGCCCACGGACGTGATGGAAGGGATGAACAACTTCCTGAGCCACGTCGGGACCTGGGCGCCGCGCGCCGAGCAGGTGGCGACCGCCGCGTTGCTGCTGCACGAGGACGGAATTGCTGACTTCCGCGCACAGCTCCTCGCCGGCGTGCAGGCGCGCCTCGACGCCCTCTACCAGGGCATCAACGCCCTCAAGGGCCAGGGCTTCTCGGTCGACGCCATTGCGCCGCAGGGGGCGATCTACCTGAGCGCACGCTTCAACCTGTACGGCAAGACGACGCCGCAGGGCGACGTGCTCAAGACGAGCGAGGACATTCGCGGCTGGCTCCTGCGCGAGGCGGGGCTCGCGGTGGTCCCGTTCCACGCCTTCGGGGCCGAAGGGGAGAGCGGATGGTGCCGACTCTCTGTCGGCGCGGTGAGCCTCGAGGAAATCGCCGCCGCCCTCCCGCGCCTCGGCGCCGGGCTGGCTGCGCTGCGTTAG
- a CDS encoding cysteine hydrolase family protein has product MNAPALAARPRIGWVVDVQHDFMRPEGRLYVHNLFDAGDVGATQAAPAIVRTVAWMRAHCHVVVFTGDWHDYGDREIDVVAPDATKGTYPPHCMGLSPDADERRGAALIQEIDPGAEALILPRDANDALAREVARRAVSERRPVFVQKREFSVFEGNAGANAFVAALREALGGTPDFIVCGVATDVCVKQAVDGLLDRSAAVAVVRDATWSLGLLGDAETFDAWAARGATLTDSARLAAAP; this is encoded by the coding sequence ATGAACGCCCCGGCGCTCGCGGCTCGCCCCCGCATCGGCTGGGTGGTGGACGTCCAGCACGACTTCATGCGCCCGGAGGGGCGCCTGTACGTGCACAACCTCTTCGATGCAGGTGACGTCGGTGCCACGCAGGCGGCGCCCGCCATCGTGCGCACCGTCGCGTGGATGCGGGCGCACTGCCACGTGGTCGTCTTCACGGGCGACTGGCACGACTACGGCGATCGCGAAATCGACGTCGTGGCGCCCGACGCCACCAAGGGGACCTACCCACCGCACTGCATGGGACTCTCCCCCGATGCCGACGAACGGCGGGGGGCGGCGCTGATCCAGGAGATCGACCCCGGGGCCGAGGCGCTCATCCTGCCGCGCGACGCCAACGATGCGCTGGCGCGCGAGGTCGCGCGCCGCGCGGTGAGCGAGCGTCGGCCCGTCTTCGTGCAGAAGCGCGAATTCTCGGTGTTCGAGGGGAACGCCGGTGCCAACGCCTTCGTGGCCGCGTTGCGCGAGGCGTTAGGCGGCACCCCGGACTTCATCGTCTGCGGCGTCGCCACCGACGTCTGCGTGAAGCAGGCGGTCGACGGGCTCCTCGACCGCTCGGCCGCCGTTGCCGTCGTGCGCGACGCCACTTGGTCGCTCGGCCTCCTGGGGGATGCCGAGACGTTCGACGCCTGGGCGGCACGCGGGGCGACGCTCACCGACTCGGCACGACTCGCCGCGGCGCCGTAG
- a CDS encoding quinolinate phosphoribosyl transferase, with protein sequence MREGWYADRYFVRTTNTVAFDQRDPVVRMQVFAKQHGIIAGVYEVIRMLQTQLARHPYSGRAYGIDDLTIETLIDGDPLAPRETALLITGPYIAFAHLETDYLGVLARRSLVATNVRRVMDAANGKPVIFMGARHDDWRVQTPDGYAARVGGAGSVSSDAGGAWWGASGVGTMPHAMIAAFGGDVVAATLAFTRYCHAHEPDVKVVSLVDYHNDVVRDALAVARAMHTTFGTGSLAAVRVDTSERIVDTSLTADAAARGREGLTGVNPELVRRLRAALDGGGFPEVGIIVSGGFTPAKIRRFEREQIPVTGYGVGSSLLGHNDGEHDGLLNSFDFTADVVMVDGRLESKVGRGYAPNARLVRVDLGALGRTDPTP encoded by the coding sequence ATGCGGGAAGGGTGGTATGCCGACCGGTACTTCGTGCGCACCACCAACACGGTCGCCTTCGACCAGCGCGACCCGGTGGTCCGGATGCAGGTCTTCGCCAAGCAGCATGGGATCATCGCCGGCGTGTACGAGGTCATCCGCATGCTGCAGACGCAGCTGGCGCGTCATCCGTACTCGGGGCGCGCGTACGGCATCGACGACCTGACGATCGAGACGCTCATCGACGGCGATCCGCTGGCGCCGCGCGAGACGGCGCTCCTGATCACCGGTCCCTACATCGCCTTTGCGCACCTGGAGACCGACTACCTCGGCGTACTCGCGCGGCGATCGCTCGTGGCGACCAACGTGCGACGGGTGATGGATGCCGCCAACGGGAAGCCGGTGATCTTCATGGGGGCGCGCCACGACGATTGGCGCGTGCAGACCCCGGACGGGTACGCGGCCCGCGTTGGGGGCGCGGGGAGTGTTTCGAGCGATGCCGGTGGGGCCTGGTGGGGGGCCTCGGGCGTGGGCACGATGCCGCACGCGATGATCGCCGCCTTCGGCGGCGATGTGGTCGCGGCGACGCTGGCCTTCACGCGCTACTGCCACGCGCACGAGCCCGATGTGAAGGTCGTCTCGCTCGTCGACTACCATAACGACGTCGTGCGAGACGCGCTGGCCGTGGCGCGCGCGATGCATACCACGTTCGGCACGGGGTCGCTGGCAGCGGTGCGGGTGGATACGAGCGAACGAATCGTCGACACCTCGCTCACCGCCGACGCGGCGGCCCGCGGGCGCGAGGGACTCACCGGGGTGAACCCGGAGTTGGTGCGCCGCCTGCGTGCCGCGCTCGATGGGGGCGGCTTTCCCGAGGTAGGCATCATCGTGTCGGGCGGCTTCACCCCCGCCAAGATCCGGCGCTTCGAGCGCGAACAGATCCCGGTCACCGGCTATGGGGTCGGCTCGTCGCTCCTCGGGCACAACGACGGCGAGCACGACGGCCTGCTCAACAGCTTCGACTTCACCGCCGACGTCGTGATGGTCGACGGGCGCCTGGAGAGCAAGGTAGGGCGCGGCTACGCCCCCAACGCTCGCCTCGTGCGCGTCGACCTCGGCGCGCTCGGCCGCACCGATCCCACGCCATGA
- a CDS encoding PLP-dependent aminotransferase family protein → MARKQTTDKARSARRGSAVPLALALDPEAVEPLQRQLYAALRGAILEGRLAPGIRLPGTRGLAESLDVSRTTVALVFDQLRAEGYLRGQQRRGTFVAHVVPDDHLRARPGAEPSAAPPRSRTAGPASPAGDKLSRPQTSHRGRLLASLSVTSSPMHGVTGARAFRLGTPALDHFPLQLWGRLLARRWRRLTAAQLAYAEPHGHPPLRAAIAEYLRQARAVNCDERQVIVVSGAQQAFDLCARVLLDPGDVAAIEDPGYRGTRAALLAAGAALAPIPVDADGLDVAALDALAVTPRLACVTPSHQFPLGVTLSAARRLALLQWARRRGAWVVEDDFDSEYRFRGRPLPSLQGMDLEGRVVYVGTFSKTLFPALRLGYVVVPPELVEPFAQARAAVDRHPSSLEQAVVADFIAEGHFARHVRRMRGLYAERQDTLLRLLAERASSWLEAQPVDAGMHLVGWLHAGHDDAALARAAHARGVVASPLGALSIVPRSRGALLLGFAGFDAPVMTRAIEVLCEVVRDSSRDPA, encoded by the coding sequence ATGGCCAGAAAGCAAACAACTGATAAGGCCAGATCCGCACGTCGAGGGAGTGCGGTCCCGCTTGCCCTCGCGCTCGACCCCGAGGCCGTCGAACCATTGCAGCGGCAACTGTACGCCGCCTTGCGAGGGGCCATCCTGGAGGGACGGCTCGCCCCGGGGATCCGCCTCCCCGGGACGCGCGGGCTTGCCGAGTCGCTCGACGTCTCCCGCACCACCGTCGCCCTCGTCTTTGACCAGCTGCGCGCCGAAGGGTACCTGCGCGGCCAGCAGCGCAGGGGGACGTTCGTGGCGCACGTCGTCCCCGACGACCATCTCCGGGCGCGTCCGGGGGCCGAGCCCTCCGCGGCGCCCCCGCGTTCGCGCACCGCAGGGCCGGCCTCCCCGGCCGGCGACAAGCTATCGCGACCGCAGACCTCCCATCGCGGGCGGCTGCTGGCGTCGCTCTCGGTGACGTCGTCGCCGATGCATGGGGTGACCGGGGCGCGCGCCTTCCGCCTCGGGACGCCGGCGCTCGATCACTTCCCGTTGCAGCTGTGGGGGCGACTGCTCGCGCGCCGCTGGCGCCGCCTCACCGCCGCGCAACTTGCCTACGCCGAACCGCATGGCCACCCACCGCTGCGCGCCGCCATCGCGGAGTACCTGCGTCAGGCGCGGGCGGTCAACTGCGACGAACGGCAGGTCATCGTGGTGAGCGGGGCGCAGCAGGCCTTCGACCTCTGCGCGCGCGTCCTGCTCGACCCGGGCGACGTGGCGGCCATCGAGGACCCCGGGTATCGCGGGACGCGCGCCGCGCTGCTCGCGGCCGGTGCAGCGCTCGCCCCGATCCCGGTCGATGCAGACGGACTCGACGTGGCCGCCCTCGACGCCCTCGCGGTGACGCCGAGGCTCGCCTGCGTCACGCCGTCGCACCAGTTCCCGTTAGGCGTGACGCTCAGCGCGGCACGCCGCCTGGCGCTGCTGCAATGGGCGCGTCGTCGTGGGGCGTGGGTGGTGGAAGACGACTTCGATAGCGAGTATCGCTTTCGTGGGCGTCCCCTCCCCTCGTTGCAGGGGATGGACCTCGAGGGGCGCGTGGTCTACGTGGGGACCTTCAGCAAGACGCTCTTTCCCGCGCTGCGACTGGGCTACGTCGTCGTCCCTCCGGAGTTGGTCGAGCCGTTCGCCCAGGCGCGTGCCGCGGTCGATCGCCATCCGTCGTCGCTGGAGCAGGCCGTCGTCGCCGACTTCATCGCCGAGGGGCACTTCGCGCGCCACGTGCGGCGCATGCGCGGGCTCTATGCCGAGCGTCAGGACACGCTGCTGCGTCTCCTCGCCGAGCGCGCATCGTCGTGGCTCGAGGCGCAACCGGTCGATGCGGGGATGCACCTCGTGGGATGGCTGCACGCAGGGCACGACGATGCCGCGCTCGCGCGCGCCGCGCACGCACGCGGGGTCGTGGCCTCGCCGCTGGGGGCCTTGTCGATCGTCCCGCGTTCGCGGGGCGCGCTGCTGCTCGGCTTCGCCGGCTTCGATGCGCCGGTCATGACGCGCGCGATCGAGGTGTTGTGCGAGGTCGTGCGTGATTCGTCGCGCGATCCCGCGTGA
- a CDS encoding pyridoxamine 5'-phosphate oxidase family protein, which translates to MTASVPSPAPTLASTSDRTHLRVHPERSAPDEVAGILRDGLVAHIAVADDAGPVVIPMTYALDEVRPGTIYVHGAHHSRLMQHVASGKPVCVSVTLVDGLVYSRTALYHSVNYRSAVCFGTARVVDDPEEQMRASLALMLRYFPGRTEGVDFDPIPEEHLRGTSYVAIEVTDASAKVRRGGPKGPRDQDPTAPGTAGVLVFDPPR; encoded by the coding sequence ATGACCGCGTCCGTTCCCAGCCCCGCTCCCACCCTGGCCTCGACCAGCGACCGAACGCACCTCCGCGTCCATCCCGAGCGGTCGGCGCCGGACGAGGTCGCGGGGATCCTGCGCGACGGGCTGGTGGCTCACATCGCCGTTGCCGACGACGCGGGGCCGGTGGTCATCCCCATGACGTACGCCCTCGATGAGGTGCGCCCGGGGACGATCTATGTCCACGGCGCGCACCACTCGCGCCTCATGCAGCACGTGGCGAGCGGGAAGCCGGTCTGCGTGTCGGTGACGCTGGTCGACGGCCTCGTGTACTCGCGCACCGCGCTCTACCACTCGGTGAACTATCGGAGCGCCGTCTGCTTCGGGACGGCGCGGGTGGTCGATGACCCCGAGGAGCAGATGCGGGCGTCGCTCGCGCTCATGCTGCGCTACTTCCCGGGGCGCACGGAGGGGGTCGACTTCGATCCGATTCCCGAGGAGCACCTGCGGGGCACCTCGTACGTGGCCATCGAGGTCACCGACGCCAGCGCCAAGGTCCGTCGTGGCGGCCCCAAGGGCCCTCGCGATCAGGACCCCACCGCGCCCGGCACCGCGGGCGTGCTGGTGTTCGACCCCCCGCGTTAG
- a CDS encoding OsmC family protein, whose product MKQHHYSVDVRWTGNLGEGTASYRGYRRSHELSAPGKAPIAGSSDPAFRGDADCYNPEELLVGALSACHMLWFLHQCADAGVVLETYEDSPEGVMVEASGGGGRFVEVVLRPRTTVRGDVAPGLLRQLHERSHALCFVANSMNFPVRVEPAVD is encoded by the coding sequence ATGAAGCAGCATCACTATTCCGTCGATGTCCGCTGGACCGGCAACCTGGGCGAAGGGACCGCGAGCTATCGCGGTTACCGCCGATCGCACGAGTTGTCGGCGCCGGGCAAGGCGCCGATCGCAGGATCGTCCGATCCTGCCTTTCGCGGCGATGCCGACTGCTACAACCCCGAGGAGCTGCTCGTGGGGGCGCTGTCGGCGTGTCACATGCTCTGGTTCCTGCACCAGTGCGCCGACGCGGGGGTGGTGCTGGAGACCTACGAGGATTCGCCCGAGGGGGTGATGGTCGAGGCGTCGGGCGGGGGTGGGCGCTTCGTCGAGGTGGTGCTGCGCCCGCGCACAACCGTTCGCGGCGACGTGGCGCCCGGGCTGCTCCGACAGTTGCACGAGCGTTCGCACGCGCTGTGCTTCGTCGCCAACTCGATGAACTTCCCCGTGCGCGTCGAACCTGCGGTGGACTGA
- a CDS encoding class I SAM-dependent methyltransferase: MSAFQDHFAPQAGSYAAFRPTYPAALIANVAALAPRRERCWDVGTGSGQAAILLAGQFSHVDATDASASQVAHATAHPRVTYHVAPAEQAPLADASVDLVTVAQALHWFDLAAFYREVQRVAVPGAAIAAWTYGMVEVDAAVDAVVHWFYEARLGSYWPFERRHVESGYATLEFPFPRLPVESPPIEALLDRDGLTGFLGTWSALKRAREQEGGDPLEELRERLAVAWPDGATPRLVRWPMLVLAGRISERR, from the coding sequence ATGAGCGCCTTCCAGGACCACTTCGCGCCACAGGCGGGTTCCTACGCGGCCTTTCGTCCCACGTATCCGGCGGCGCTGATTGCCAACGTCGCGGCGCTGGCGCCGCGCCGCGAGCGCTGCTGGGACGTTGGGACGGGGAGCGGGCAGGCGGCCATCCTGCTGGCCGGGCAGTTCTCGCACGTCGATGCCACCGACGCGAGTGCCAGCCAGGTGGCGCACGCAACCGCGCACCCTCGCGTGACCTACCACGTCGCACCAGCCGAGCAGGCTCCGCTCGCCGACGCGTCGGTCGACCTGGTGACCGTCGCGCAGGCGCTGCACTGGTTCGATCTCGCCGCCTTCTACCGCGAGGTGCAACGTGTGGCTGTCCCCGGCGCGGCGATCGCGGCCTGGACGTACGGCATGGTCGAAGTCGATGCGGCGGTGGATGCCGTCGTGCACTGGTTCTACGAGGCACGCCTGGGGTCGTACTGGCCGTTCGAGCGCCGGCATGTGGAGAGCGGCTACGCCACGCTCGAGTTTCCCTTCCCGCGGCTTCCGGTCGAGTCGCCCCCCATCGAGGCCTTGCTCGACCGCGACGGCCTGACGGGGTTCCTGGGCACCTGGTCGGCGCTCAAGCGCGCCCGGGAGCAGGAGGGGGGCGATCCGCTCGAGGAATTGCGCGAGCGGCTGGCCGTCGCGTGGCCCGACGGCGCGACGCCGCGACTGGTGCGCTGGCCGATGTTGGTGCTGGCGGGGCGCATCAGCGAAAGGCGTTAG
- a CDS encoding phosphodiester glycosidase family protein: protein MAVPTWGKAQEQGVRRCVGDTTRVLPAPTVRQTVDTIAPGVTYTCLLRPEGPWLLHVATIDLRQKGYAIDGVRAAERMVGRERVSAMVQRLTARGERPLVAINADFFDLGTGEVENNHVIRGEWVKGAVITDSPHDAFDNAHTQFAVDRRGGVHIGRFELHGAVYAGRGTQPLVGINYRPPHTEGLVLYTPWYGDRTLGETPGEAPGDTLTGARATAVRPRDPDAAPAPRPAPSVAQLRADSARAASLAATRRAVEVALTFAGARGDTLRYRVATPRPRVGGASRIAPRGAVLSATGDSAIAFVRALARRGGTVRVLAGLGVPTFSAQTSVGGWPRVVQDGANVGVLADSLEGTFPRFSSARHPRSAIALSRDSTQLLLVVVDGRRPWSVGMSLVELGDALIALGAGQAMNLDGGGSSALWVKGEIVNFPSDPTGERAVGNALVIRQLKP, encoded by the coding sequence TTGGCGGTTCCCACGTGGGGCAAGGCGCAGGAGCAGGGGGTGCGGCGTTGCGTCGGCGACACGACGCGTGTCCTCCCCGCACCAACGGTGCGGCAGACGGTCGACACCATCGCGCCCGGCGTCACGTACACGTGCCTGCTGCGCCCCGAAGGGCCGTGGCTCCTGCACGTCGCGACGATCGACCTGCGCCAAAAAGGCTATGCGATTGACGGCGTTCGGGCCGCCGAGCGCATGGTGGGGCGCGAGCGGGTGAGCGCGATGGTGCAGCGCCTCACGGCGCGTGGCGAGCGTCCCTTGGTCGCCATCAACGCCGACTTCTTCGATCTCGGCACCGGCGAGGTCGAGAACAACCACGTCATCCGTGGGGAATGGGTGAAAGGGGCGGTGATCACCGACTCGCCCCACGACGCATTCGACAATGCCCACACCCAGTTCGCCGTCGACCGTCGCGGCGGGGTGCATATCGGACGTTTCGAGCTGCACGGCGCCGTGTATGCCGGGCGCGGAACGCAGCCGCTTGTGGGGATCAACTATCGCCCGCCGCACACCGAAGGGCTGGTGCTCTATACGCCCTGGTACGGCGACCGAACGCTCGGCGAGACGCCCGGTGAGGCGCCCGGTGATACGCTCACGGGCGCGCGCGCGACGGCGGTGCGCCCGCGTGACCCGGATGCCGCGCCGGCGCCGCGCCCTGCGCCCTCTGTCGCGCAGCTGCGGGCCGACAGCGCGCGCGCGGCGAGCCTCGCGGCCACGCGCCGGGCGGTGGAAGTCGCGCTGACGTTCGCTGGTGCGCGCGGCGACACGCTCCGCTATCGCGTCGCCACGCCACGTCCGCGCGTTGGCGGCGCGTCGCGCATCGCGCCGCGCGGTGCGGTCCTGAGCGCCACCGGCGACTCGGCCATCGCCTTCGTGCGAGCGCTCGCCCGGCGCGGGGGCACCGTACGTGTGCTGGCGGGGCTCGGCGTCCCTACCTTCAGCGCGCAGACCTCGGTGGGGGGCTGGCCGCGCGTGGTGCAGGACGGCGCCAACGTCGGCGTCCTCGCCGATTCACTCGAGGGGACCTTCCCGCGCTTCTCTTCGGCGCGCCACCCGCGCAGCGCCATCGCCCTCTCGCGCGATTCCACCCAGCTCCTGCTCGTTGTCGTCGACGGGCGACGTCCGTGGAGCGTCGGGATGTCGCTCGTTGAGCTCGGCGACGCGCTCATCGCGTTAGGTGCCGGCCAGGCGATGAACCTCGACGGCGGCGGCTCCAGCGCGCTCTGGGTGAAGGGGGAGATCGTGAACTTCCCCTCTGATCCCACCGGCGAGCGCGCGGTGGGGAACGCCCTCGTCATCCGTCAGCTGAAACCATGA
- a CDS encoding TonB-dependent receptor yields the protein MRTWVVRALAVATLGWFATSSAVQAQNTITLEGSVVGKEGEPIVGAQIAVTNVATSERRNVTTRQNGEFRLLGLFSGKYSIDVRALGYKPVQDSVQLVIGTRARLTITMEKGATELQAVAVTAERVKQVEVQRLSISAPVLKEEIENLPMNARGVMNLAAIAPGVKSYAPQQGRALPSAGGAPDLRFINLYMDGVEMKSLYNGNLVGIPQTGSPLPQEALEEFRVYLNPYDAEYSRAGSYVISAVSRRGTDKWEGSAFGFYQGKDYIARTFIQERANSLLPKYGRNQFGLNLRGPIAKGKLYFAGSYEGTLTDNYIDVVPTTTYAPWQKYKGSFLAPQKNHTFFSRLTATPNDKSTYDFMWSTRILDGEGNFGGRSSQDAGISQKYLINTAQLRHRWLPTTNLVNELSLQYVQWNHTEAPLLPGPTFTYPGIITGTSGFPLELREKHFRLVNRSTYNLDDWGGNHLIKFGAELSRINGSQYLPSNQFGSFSFLTDTSSLPNAASISVGFSNAAGTDDARASATGYTTGFYLNDEWRPRENLTINLGLRYDAELNTLNNDQTVPWASDSRLTSRAELADFINRGDRKNDLNNFSPRISFSWDPNKQNKTFVRGGFAILYDRVTSFIGFQERLNSTWRSYTFANPGTKDPAVLRQRVAAGGATAPLSPVLVKNLMRTPENWQYSLGVGHQFTDAFGVNVDYVNQNIKNLYVRLNANWFNAAANVRARVLSPAYGDIILWDDFGKAKFSGLVTQATYSKNGQRFNLAYTLGWYKSDFDGNLANIFPNRSSYQMQYTSGDERHRFVLSTINKLPFGIQASTITQVASPRPYVAIDGKDLNLNNVTFDDFTGPDRVIRPEGSWENWYKTVDLRLQRALIQRGSQKITVMAEVFNLFNSENISAFGGQKFSGTTPITTFGQSTGAFAARQAQLGFKVDF from the coding sequence ATGCGAACTTGGGTCGTACGCGCCCTTGCCGTCGCGACGCTGGGTTGGTTTGCCACGTCGTCCGCGGTGCAAGCACAGAATACCATCACGCTCGAAGGGAGCGTGGTCGGAAAGGAGGGCGAGCCGATTGTTGGCGCGCAGATCGCTGTCACGAACGTCGCTACAAGTGAACGCCGCAACGTCACCACGCGCCAGAACGGGGAGTTCCGGCTGCTCGGCCTCTTCTCCGGCAAGTACTCGATCGACGTGCGGGCGCTGGGTTACAAGCCGGTCCAGGATTCGGTGCAGCTCGTGATCGGCACGCGCGCCCGCCTCACGATCACGATGGAGAAGGGGGCGACCGAACTGCAGGCCGTCGCCGTCACCGCCGAGCGCGTGAAGCAGGTCGAAGTACAGCGCCTGTCCATCTCGGCCCCCGTGCTCAAGGAAGAGATCGAGAACCTCCCGATGAACGCGCGCGGCGTGATGAACCTCGCCGCCATCGCCCCGGGGGTGAAGAGCTACGCGCCGCAGCAGGGGCGCGCGCTCCCGTCGGCTGGCGGTGCGCCGGACCTGCGCTTCATCAACCTCTACATGGACGGCGTAGAGATGAAGTCGCTGTACAACGGCAACCTCGTCGGCATTCCGCAGACCGGGTCGCCGTTGCCGCAGGAAGCGCTCGAGGAGTTCCGCGTGTACCTCAACCCGTACGACGCCGAGTACTCGCGCGCGGGTTCGTACGTGATCTCGGCGGTGAGCCGCCGCGGCACCGACAAGTGGGAAGGGTCGGCCTTCGGCTTCTACCAGGGCAAGGACTACATCGCCCGCACGTTCATTCAGGAGCGCGCCAATTCGTTGCTGCCGAAGTACGGGCGCAACCAGTTCGGCCTCAACCTTCGCGGCCCGATTGCCAAGGGGAAGCTCTACTTTGCCGGGAGCTACGAAGGGACGCTCACCGACAACTACATCGACGTGGTTCCGACCACGACGTATGCGCCGTGGCAGAAATACAAGGGCTCGTTCCTGGCGCCGCAGAAGAACCACACCTTCTTCTCGCGCCTCACCGCCACGCCGAACGACAAGAGCACGTACGACTTCATGTGGTCGACGCGCATCCTCGACGGCGAGGGGAACTTCGGCGGGCGCTCGTCGCAGGATGCGGGGATCTCGCAGAAGTACCTGATCAACACCGCACAGCTGCGCCACCGCTGGCTCCCGACCACCAACCTGGTCAACGAGCTGTCGCTGCAGTACGTGCAGTGGAACCACACCGAGGCGCCGCTGCTTCCCGGGCCGACCTTCACGTACCCCGGCATCATCACGGGGACGTCGGGCTTCCCGCTCGAGCTGCGCGAGAAGCACTTCCGCCTGGTCAACCGCTCGACCTACAACCTGGACGACTGGGGCGGCAACCACCTGATCAAGTTTGGCGCCGAGCTCTCCAGGATCAACGGCAGCCAGTACCTCCCGTCCAACCAGTTCGGGTCGTTCAGCTTCCTCACCGACACGTCGAGCCTGCCTAACGCTGCCTCGATCTCGGTGGGCTTCAGCAACGCCGCCGGCACCGATGACGCGCGCGCCAGCGCGACGGGCTACACGACGGGCTTCTACCTCAACGACGAGTGGCGCCCGCGCGAGAACCTCACGATCAACCTCGGCCTGCGCTACGACGCCGAGCTCAACACGCTCAACAACGACCAGACGGTGCCGTGGGCCAGCGATTCGCGCCTCACGTCGCGCGCCGAGCTCGCCGACTTCATCAACCGCGGCGACCGCAAGAACGACCTGAACAACTTCTCGCCGCGCATCTCGTTCTCGTGGGACCCCAACAAGCAGAACAAGACGTTCGTGCGCGGCGGCTTCGCGATCCTCTACGATCGCGTGACGTCGTTCATCGGCTTCCAGGAGCGCCTCAACTCGACGTGGCGGTCGTACACCTTTGCCAACCCCGGCACGAAGGACCCGGCCGTGCTGCGCCAGCGCGTTGCGGCTGGCGGCGCCACCGCCCCGCTCTCGCCGGTACTGGTCAAGAACCTCATGCGCACGCCAGAAAACTGGCAGTACTCCCTGGGCGTCGGGCACCAGTTCACGGACGCCTTCGGCGTCAACGTCGACTACGTGAACCAGAACATCAAGAACCTGTACGTGCGCCTCAACGCCAACTGGTTCAACGCCGCCGCCAACGTGCGCGCGCGCGTCCTCAGCCCGGCGTACGGCGACATCATCCTGTGGGATGACTTCGGCAAGGCGAAGTTCTCCGGCCTCGTCACGCAGGCCACCTACAGCAAGAATGGCCAGCGCTTCAACCTGGCCTACACGCTGGGGTGGTACAAGTCGGACTTCGACGGGAACCTGGCCAACATCTTCCCGAACCGCTCGTCGTACCAGATGCAGTACACCTCGGGCGACGAGCGTCACCGCTTCGTCCTCTCGACCATCAACAAGCTGCCGTTCGGGATCCAGGCCTCGACCATCACGCAGGTGGCGTCGCCGCGCCCGTACGTGGCCATCGATGGCAAGGACCTCAACCTCAACAACGTCACCTTCGACGACTTCACCGGCCCGGATCGTGTCATCCGCCCGGAGGGCTCGTGGGAGAACTGGTACAAGACGGTCGACCTGCGCCTCCAGCGCGCGCTCATCCAGCGCGGGTCGCAGAAGATCACGGTCATGGCCGAGGTCTTCAACCTGTTCAACAGCGAGAACATCTCGGCATTCGGCGGGCAGAAGTTCAGCGGCACGACGCCGATCACCACGTTCGGCCAGTCGACCGGTGCCTTCGCCGCTCGTCAGGCACAGCTGGGCTTCAAGGTCGACTTCTGA